The window tacaataaccatcagagcatcacaacaaatcacagcacatacccaaggcacacagagctgcgctcggtagtgaagtgaaagcacgctataaaaataaaactactgaataataataataataataataataataataataataataataataataataataataataataatagttaccaAAAAGACGGTAACGAACACTTCTGTCTAATCTACATACAACAagaacgacggtgatgatgacgatgatgatttactGGGGAACCGAATCTAGAACAAAAAAACGATTCCCTTTTAACCTAtttcccttcactttctctctttataaGACATTCTTGCTTTTGTAGGCAAGTCCTGATTTATGATCATAGCTGTTCAAAACTGAAAGCCTCCGAACTTTGTTTAAAGTATGTATTTAGAACGACGTTATCCTAAAGGCTTGGCGATTTAGCTGCGATTTCCAAAAGGTTGAGCAACTCTGTAGAGACCCACCTTTCTATTAAACTTTCTATTAGACGCTTCCAGTAGCAATCAATATCTCAAAGTAATTAGCCAACACTCAGCTGACGCACTACGGCACATTAAATGCACCACATTTCCCAAAATTCTGATTTCTTGCGAAGGATAGAAAACAAGagcagagacaaagagaaaacaaaatgaaactataTCAAGCACTTTACGTATCTGAGCGTGAgaaattgaagatgatgatattcctttttttttctgctataggcacaaggtctgaaacgctacaggagggggctagtcgattacatcgaccccagtgattaactgatagtcatttcatcgactccgaaaggatgaaaggcaaagttgacttccgcgtattttaaactcagaacatgaaacgggaaatgccactgagcatttgcccctcgtgctaacgattctctcagctcaccgccataaaacgatgatattggtttcatattttggcacaaggccagcaagttcggaggaTGGGTCAAattgattacatgaaccccattGCTCAAAAGTGCtcgacccgaaaaggatgaaaagcaaaatcgactgaatttgaactcagtacgtaaaaacggacgaaatgttagtattttgcccgacgtgctaatgattctgccagcttgccgtcttaaaaCGATAAGAGACAGTTTAATAAACTATCGTGAACGTTTTAAAGTCAGAGGAAAGGACAACTTTTATTTAAGGCAGTTGGTTTAAATTAAATTCGTAAGATACATGGATAATGTTAATGTTAAGTGAAATAATTGAGAAGAATGCCAAGGAACTCGCGCTGAAGCAACCCGGAGATCGAAGTCAGAAAATCCGGATAGAGCTGGTACATATTGAGAGGGAAGCTCAAGACGGGAATGAATGGGGCGAGATCGTTGATGGCCTATGTACCAGGAAGAACCAAGAGTTTAAGTGAATGAGTGATTGATATTCCTCGTGAAGTGTGTGGTTAAGGTaccgatttttttctttctacagctGTATTAACCTTtctttaatcatagaatatatttttgaaaataacttGAAATAAATTTAGACTGCTATTTCAGAGTGACCGTTGTAAACTTTATTGATGTGAAAAGACAGAGTTGATAAAGTAGTGAAACAAGCGGCAAATTAAGAGAAAGAGTTGTCATTGTATTTCGGTAATAACTCTATTTTCTGGTAACTTCTTTGAACAATGTGAAATGGTTTACAATTTATTCTGAAAACCGACCGCATACCAGCgtgtgaaataaatatatctaatcaTTAATATTTGAGTTTCTATTATTAAAATGGTTCGTCAGTATCTTGGTTAATACAGTTAATAAGAGATGAggaactatgtacattatttacattatttacatttgacggatatttgtcctcattttgtttgttgttaacataacgtttcggctgataaaccccccagctttcatcaggtgtcttggggaaatttcgaacctgggttctcattcctaaggtatttttcggtgttattattattattgagtgagagagcagtgcatgccatcaaagtgagactggcgtaaaatatacgaagtccagtatacccatcatgactacctgcctgataagtgtacactaggcacatgcatcataaccatatgtgcgcgacatggtagtctcatatcaagataaacagcacataccttgcaggtggggcccagttagaattttcttttggtcgagcaacccatcccgctcaaaaggtccctgaataagggttgtttaaggatattgaacaaaacacccatgtttccagaagtgaattattcaaaccccaaagaatccctctcaatacgaggctatgatgctcccccactacttctgctcatgatcagagatgtacatatcgtcaaccactaagggacatgctcaactggttaaggtcaaacaactgacaagcaaatctgtggtattgaacagaatatttgctgtagcccatcttttataccaagacaaaacaataagatcagaagctatgagtgCCACACTACAGAGAGGTTTATCTCTCAGATCAGTGCTGATGTTGCAGGCAAAATgcaaaatgatttaaaaattcTCTTGCATTCAGCTTGGCTCTTGATGAATCAACAGACCTACAAGACAACCCACAACTGGTAGTATTTATTCGTTATATTTCCTCTGATGTAACTGTGAAAGAAGATATGTTGGACTTAGTAGCATTAAAAGAAACAACTCTTTGTGTTGACATTAAAAATGCGCTTGACAGAACCTTAACAAATTCTGATGTTCCAACGAATAAACTCGTCAATGTTGCAACAGATGGAACACCTGTAATGGTGGGAAAAACGTAGGATTAATTGCACTTATGAGTTTCTTTCTGTTCATTGCATTATTCATCGTGAACACCTGACAGCCAGATGCTTCAAGTACGAAGATGTTATGAAATTTGTCATTGAAATTGTCAATTTCATACGCTTAAATGGGAAAACGCACCGACAGTTCAGAAATTTTATTGAAGAACTAGAGCTTGAAGATAAACTTAGTGATGTCTCTTTCTACTGCATTGTGAGGTGGCTGTCAACCAGCAATGTCTTGAGTAGGTTTGTTAATCTGTTGGAGCCTATTATTACTTttcttaaagaaaagaaaatatcctaTCCTCAACTGGAAAAGAATGAATGGATGCAAGATCTGATGTTCCTTACTGGTATAATGAATCATCTACAAACTCTCAACTTGGCACTCCAGGGAAGAATAAGATTGTTTCTGATCTTACTTAGACAATTTTCAACTttcagaataaaataagaatttttcaAAGAGACATTTTGTCAGAAACTTCAGTCATTTCCCAATCTCAGTAGGATAGTAAATATATTCCCTGATATTGAAATAAAAGACTACAAAGTAGAAGAACACAAAGATAAATTACAAGGACTGCTTGATAATTTCCTACCCAGGTTCCATGACTTGCGGAAGTTGAAGCCCTGCTTCGCCTTTCTTGTAAATCCATTTATGATTGACGTGGTTAATGGATGTCCAATTTTGGAACCTCTGGTTACGAAATCATTTGCTTTGAAAATGGAAGTAATGGAATTACAGGAGGACTTGGGTCTAAAGATGATCCATAAATCCCAGCCTTCAACTGAGTTCTGGAAACAAGTTCCACAAATAAAATATCCTAAACTGAAGAAAACTGGTGTGCGACTCATCTCAATTTTCAGCACAACATACTGTTGTGAATCACTGTACTCTGTAATGAAATTTGTGAAGTCGAAGCACCGTGCAATCTTTACAAACCAACACCTGACGTATCTAATTCGTATAGCTTTGACAACATAGCCAGATTTTCAACAACTCACAGCCAAGATGGGGACCCACAAGACCTCTACTAGCAGTAAATAGCGGTATTAATAGCCCGATATTTGTAGCATTGTCTGTTTGTCATTCCTCTGTGCTTTGACCAGATATATTCTAAGACAAATAAATATGATTAAAAGtataattttttcccctttttagcGTTATTTTTGGCAATCTAATTTTATATTACTGAAATGCAAATTTTTCTTAAAAGTTCCCGTAGTTCATTACCATATTAAATATGCTCAATATAGTTAAAACAATCATCAGTCAAGATTTTGAAAacattggtatatatgtatttcgtgACTACTGAAATTTATACAGATTAACAGTttaaaaaagtgtatatatgagtaaatattattgcatacatacatttcttcatgtatatatatatatatatatatatacatatatatatatatatatatatatatataatttttggaaCAAAAAGTGTATGAGACAAAAACAtgtataaagttttttttatgtcttgCGACTCTCAAACATCTGGACTTTATCGAAGTCCAGTTTATCTGGACTTTATCGAATGTGGCTCTTACTTTAAGTAAGTTTGGCCACCCCTGTTATAAatgatttgtttctattttgatgcataaAGTATTAGATGTTCATAATATTGTTTTAGTGTATTAAGTATTCAGATTATGTTTGAGATTGTTTGATTAGGCAAACGAAAAAAATGTATGTGAGctcgcatgtgcatgtgtacacacacatacacaaacgcgcgcgcgcgcatacacacacacacacatgcatgtgcgcacacatatatttttctgcCTTTCAGGTTACCTATCTGATTGCATGCAtgcactcatccatccatccatccatacttacatacatacatacatacatacatacatacatacatacatacatacatacatacatacatgggtaaaAAGAAGCGAATGAGGTAGTTAGAAAGAAATAGTTGAGTAGAaaagtagaaagatagatagatagatagatagatagatagatagatagatagatagatagatagatagatagatagatagataagtaagtaGTTAGGGTGGAGGGATAGAGGgaaggaggtaggtaggtaggtaggtaggtaggtaggtaggtaggtaggtaagtaggtaggtaggtaggtgggtaggtagatagtCTTTATTTAAGACATATTACTATGATTGTTTCAACCTCTTGTAAGTTGAAACGATAACCGTGCCAAGtcctaaaaaaaaatgaaactatatAAACTTCTACATTTCTATTGTGCATTGTGTACTGACTTTGAGAGAAGTCAACATCGATTGAACTATATTGAAGAGAATTAATAGAAAACGTACATAGACAGGtcggcaaacacacaaacatacagagaggcagacaggtcgatcgatcgatcgatagatagatagatagatagatagatagatagatagatagatagatagatagatagatagatagatagatagatagatagatagatagatagatagatagatagatagatagatagacagacggacagatcgacagaaagatagacaaacagacggacataTTTTAAAGCAATTTCAAGAATAACAGCTGAGTATTTAACTGATGGTGTTTCTGTATACTGCTAGTTAtcaaatttattgtaaatatCATATTAATTGGGACTTTGAGTTTCTCCGCTCGGTCCGGTTGAACAAACTAATAGGCGATTCTCCCAAACAACTTGATCTTTACAAAAACAATGTAGTTGCTCTATTATCACAGATGATTGCCGTCTCCTTGTGTTTCTTCGTTGTCAATGGCATTTCTGACTTTCCGCTCATGACCTCTCAGACGACTATTCAGTTTGAAGCTTAGGTAACAGATGAAAGTTGTAACTTAGTGTACGCGTCCAAACGATTAGGTCTACACACGTCGCCACTCTTCCATCGCCACAGGACTTTCTGTTGATGGATGACAAATGAGGTCACCATTAAGAGACGTCCGTGCGTCATTGGATTATAGCGATAAACGCTTGTACAATTCGATTACCACTCTCTGAGTCTCCGCGTTTAGTACCTAGTGACAAGCCGAAACGATATGACCAGATATGACATGAAACTGCAGGTTTTACATCAAAGTGTCTCTCTCTTAGAAGGCTGCTATAACAAGAGCTACAACCACCCACTCCCGGTGGTTTTATTGCGTGTCCTGACACCAAAAATGGGTAATTCTGCGCCATTCGCTCACAAGGATTGTCATTTCATATGCTAGTTAAACCCATAGCTGGGAACCTGACAGGTACTAATGCTCTATGTTAAGGTATGCCTCGGAACAATGGTGACTAATAGGTGATTCTATATTCCTCAAAAACCATGGAACTCTCGAACCAGAGTCCCACTATTGGATATAGTTTAAGGTCATATccagaacatacacacaccagcatcggttgtcaagcgatagtggacacactcagagacacacagacacacacacacacaggcacacacacacacacatagacacacacacacacacacacacacatatatatatatatatatatatatatatatatatatatatatatatatatatatatatatacgacgggcttctttcagtttccatctaccgaatccactcacaaggctttggtcggctcgaggctatagtagaatacattcgcccaaagtgccacgcatctcaaaataataataagcttaAAAGTGATCACCGTGTATTGGTTAAAGGAAATAGTTTAATTTGAAGCTTATTATCCCTCCACCGCACCCCTCGACGGAAAAAAATCGGTGCTAGTGCGCACGGGAAACAAACCCTCAACTCTTATATTCGCGATAAGTACGCTAACCGATTATATCAACCTACTCTCTCGTTACTTCCCGTTAAATTTAAGACCTATAACTTCATAGTGTTTTTAAACAGCCAAACATGCGGTTTCTGCGTTAAATGGAGAAGCGGTGACGATTGACAATTctctaaataacaataataataataaccataagcttaaagcttataaaggATTACCgtgtattgactaaagaaaatagtctaatactgGGGTATATGTGCCCTTGACGGAAAAAAAGTGGCTGTTAGTGCACTCCAAATCGTTTAAAAGTGGAATTTTTTTTCAAACGTTTTTAGTGCATTTTGGAAGGAAGGGCTGAATCATTCACAACAGCTGCATATGTGACgcctgctgaagttgactttaatTCAGCtgtatgaaatgaataaaatattaccaGATATATTCAGAATATAATTCAAATAACTATGAAACATGTGAGCATGTGCTAGTGTACGTAAGGTATTTTGTCTTTATAAGAGAGGTATAATAGTATTTAGGTTTTACTCTCTACGCTTCAAGTTCAAATATTACCGGAGCTTACCTTGCTTTTCACCATTCTTTTAAGCGTAAAGAATACGTTGGTCGTAACCAGGTCACTCTCAGATAGAAAGGTGTCAGCTGCGAACGGGATTCCACCAGAAGTGTGGAAAAATTGAGAAGATTTACTCATTATATGTTTCCATTAGTTGATACTGAAATAATGAGAGATTGGCAACGTCCCACAAAAGTTGAAAGATACCTATATCGTTCCTATATTCCGAATGAATGCTTGAAGTACCAAAGAATCTTCTTACTTGCTATAGTCAGGGAGATCTTCGCAAGAGCATCGTTCAAGAGATTGAATGAGAAAGTCACAGTAGAGATCCTACATGAAACTAAATGCAGATtcagaagagaaagaaacattaCTGATATTGTGGTTCCCCGCCAATAAATACAGAAGAAATATGTGGAGTAGAAACAGGCGTTGTACGCCTTTGATACATATAGTAgtgtaaaactgaataatgaccaTCACATGACAATGCAGCGTGTGTGAAATCCATTTTTATGAGAAATGTATTACAATATCTAGTTTCTGCTCCTTATGTTCTTACTTGGCTTTTAACCAGTCTTTCAAGAGTAGAGTAGGTATTGGTTACTGGCTGATCCCTCTAAGGTAAGCATTAGGTATGAACGAGATACTACCAGAATTATAAAGGCATGCCACGCAGTAAACTGGTCGTGCTTACCGTAGGTACTTAAAAGGTTCGGATACACAAAAATGTTCACTCGTGCAAAAAAGACCCCACACCCAAGACGGAGGATACAGTTAACCTCTCCAGACACGCTCAGTTGGATATTACAGTGAGAGCCAAACAGGAATGCCTGCATCAGTCTTATTATTCATCAGTGATGTTCAGGGAGGTATTCTGCAATTCAatttaatgcatatacataaagataAGGCCTGATGGTAACCTTCTTATAGTATAACTCATCAAAAGTCAGACGAAGGCCACACATGTGTTAGTGAGAAAATGCTCTTTGTTGATTATTGTACTCGTGTCGCTCGTAGTATAGAGGACATACAGAACTTGATAGATGTTTCTAAGGGTTCTACCATAAGATTAAGCGGGAAAATGTATATACTCGAAAGACTAAGGTTCTTTATCATCTCAGCCCTGACTCAAGCCATTTGGCACATCTTGAGCCCATCGTAAATGAAGGACAGAATCTGGTGAAAGCAAACTAGAAGTGATTATAGGTTCAGTGGCGACCTTGATGACTAGGTGAGCAAGGCCAGTATGGCTGGCTTTCAGAAAGTTGAGAAAGTGAATATGTAACAACAAACGTGTCGGACTAAATAAAGAGCAAAGTGTACCGAACATTACTATTATACACCTTATTATATAGATCGGAGATAATGAAGATATAGTACAGATATGTGAAACCAAAGGCATGCATTCATGGTGAGTATCTgaaatttatcataaatattaCATGGGAAGACAAAGTCAGAAACATCGACATGCAAATGAAAATCAAGTTTTAGGGTAGGGAAGAGATTCGGGTGCCAGAAAACTTCTGCTGGTTTGGGTATGACCAAAGAATGGATGAAACCAGATCGCAACAGTAAATATTCCACTCATAGTTGTCTTATGGTACGAGAATTCAGAGAAGCCCTTTCCCCACGACGCGTCTAAGACACAAAGATATGAGGAATCATAACATAAAGTGATTGACTATCGATACTGACAGCTGAAGCACAGTAACTGAGGACAAACACCAGTGACAACATTTCACGTGGACAGTCATAGTGTCCTATCAACGGACCACATATGATGATGCTGGGAGATTTGTTAACCCTCAATCAAACTCTGGTTTCGATTCAAGTCTTTCTGCAAAACACATGTGATTAAGTACTAATATCAGAATAAATACACAATCATTTCTTTCCTATTTTGCTGAGCACCGTAAAATAATCAGTAGGCTGCTTGTGGCCCGATTGACTTTGGGGGTTTT of the Octopus sinensis linkage group LG1, ASM634580v1, whole genome shotgun sequence genome contains:
- the LOC118763096 gene encoding SCAN domain-containing protein 3-like yields the protein MKFVIEIVNFIRLNGKTHRQFRNFIEELELEDKLSDVSFYCIVRWLSTSNVLSRIVNIFPDIEIKDYKVEEHKDKLQGLLDNFLPRFHDLRKLKPCFAFLVNPFMIDVVNGCPILEPLVTKSFALKMEVMELQEDLGLKMIHKSQPSTEFWKQVPQIKYPKLKKTGVRLISIFSTTYCCESLYSVMKFVKSKHRAIFTNQHLTYLIRIALTT